CTTTTCCCTTAGGAGGTTAGCTATTTTAAGTTCAAGCTTATTACATTTAGCTTCAATATCTGCATACTGGGCCCCATACCATGCGTCTTTTTCTGTAATTTTTCCTAAGGAGCCTCCAACCAAGTTATCTGCCCTGCAACAAGTTTCATAATACAAAAAGTCTACATACACCTTGCATGCAGCTTCGCTCTTCAAGAGCAAATTTTTATACACTGTATCCATATTCTTTTGACCCTTTATGGCCAAGAATTTGCTCATAGTTCCTGGCGGGAAGCCTTTGGCAAATCCACAACCGTCTAAGCACGGTTGCCGGTTAGCAACACAGGCGTCGCACCTGCTACGTTTAGGAGGGAGTAGAGGAGCGGAAGTCTCTTCACCACGAAGAGATTTGAGAATCTTCATGTTTGTGAAGttataactatatatgaaagttttgtgttgaacTTGGTTGGAGGCTATGAAATTAGGAGAGTAGAGAGTGGGTGTGACAGGTAGCTATATAGACAGATCTTTTTTTAATCCCATCCCCCAACTATTAAGACATTGCATTTACAACACACTCCTCTCATTTATTAAACAATCTTCACCAAACAGTATCTAGACATTAAAAACAAAGCTTTTAGTCTCGTGTGAGGTTgacaaaacatttttaaacaaaacgAGATATGTTATCCGGATTACTGTATTTCATATGAGAGGTAAATTTATGCAGTAACATGTTTATATAGTTTGAAAAATTGAGTTGATATTTTTTGATGAAtaaactattattaaataaagaaaCTTGACAATATAATACATCAttggaaataaaattaaaaactaataaatattacAAATTAATAGTCGGAGATGACTACGTGTACATATTCAAAACGTACCCACTACCGTGATAAGATGCGATATTCTTAAAAGTGTTAAAAGGGTAAGAAActtagaataataataatattcaattaaaataagtaatctttgtaaacaaattagaaacaagttaatagatcaaaatatatgtttcaaaacaaattatatatgttaagctcaaaattaaaaaactattggtgggttcaaagaaaataaagttggCCCATTAGTCGGgccaaattaaaaaactaaaaacgaCCCAAATAAAATGGAAATAGCCTGTTAAGAAATGAAAACGGGCTCAAAAAGTGTTAAAAGTATATGAAACTtagaataatgataatattcaattaaaataagtcatatttgtaaaacaaatagaaaCAATTTAATAGATCAAAACAtaagtttcaaaacaaattatatatgttaagctcaaaatttaaaactattggcgggtttaaagaaaataaagttggCCCATTAGTCAGGCCAAATTAAAATGGAAATGGTCTGTGAAGAAATGAAAACGAgcccaaataaaattaaagtgacccgttactattctttgcacgCGTATCGatgactttgtttttaatatatataataatgagttattaaataaatgcaaataaaaaaactttacaagtttgtttcttttatgtttatccttgaaaaatatggaaaacaaaaaaacaaatcaaaacagATATGAAACTgatttaaacaaaaacaatctaCATTATATTACACAATTAATCCACACTTTGggcattttattttttagccATTAAGTGACCGAATTGATTAAGTGATTGAATGAATAAATTATGTCTGTGTgaattaagtcaatacagttgttttttgtttatcaaGTCATAAAAACAAACAGTTCTGATAACTTAATGTATtaagtattttttaattaagtcatgactttttCTATTAAGACATTAACAAACAACACCTTCATCAACCAAATGTCCCAACAAGCTATGCTCAAAAGTCAAACCACCTTAAAACTGATCCAAACTACAAATAAAATGTTCCAAAACATTGCCAAAAACAGATCCATATAATCTACTAAAACTGTTTTATAAATTCAATAAATTCGTTCATTGGAAACCGTTTTTGGATCAGTTTtataatcattttaaaaaatcagTTAATTTTTAGATCAGTGGCTTTTAGATCGTTTATGAATTTCTACATGAAAAAAAACTATCCAAAGTGTTCCAAAAAATCAATTTGTGTTAAGATATATGTGATCGGATATGATAATAATTGTCATGATACGTGTGATTGGATATGTCAATcaagaatttttattttaatataactgTTTCTCAAATTTAGGAAGAGTGAATTTCATATTTCCCCTTATTAAACtctataaatatcaaatatacccaattaatattgaaaatatcAAATTTCCCCAATCTAAATTatgaaatatcaaatatccccaaaatacaaatttagctaatattaaatctaaaaaatcaataatagttatctctaaataataaatatctaCAATGCCCtcttaaaaaccaaactttCCTGCTTATTCCCCAAAATCAAGATGGAGGTTTGCCCCTAAATAAAGACCCACTTCGTACGTGATtttccaaagaaaaaaaagaccaTATGTCTAGCATGTAAAGACTAAAGAGTAAATCAAGATTCATGAGATACctacataaaatatttttattcaaGCAAAGCCGTTcgttaaatatgattacaaactcattattgcatatttgtttttccactCAAAAGAAATTGTTTTAGGTGGTTTTATGTATTTCAGATTACTTTAACCACCTTTTTCCTTGATAATATCGTGTACTTACTTTCAAGAAATAAGCATTTTTAAACGGGTATTGTagtcattatataatttgaaaataattattattgacTTTTTCAGATTTGATTGTAATTAAATTAGTGTTTTGGGgacatttgatattttaatatttaggtcgggtatatataatatttttaatacgaattgaatatatttatattataggGTAAGGGAAAATATGAAATTCTCTCATTCTAGGCTAAACTATCTTTTCACTAGACTTAATGATTGCATCCttcctttatttttaatgttttagtaGTTTAATGGTTGGCAAAGCGTGACAACCCAAAGCATAGAATTACACACATTATTAGGTTAGGTATTGCAAACGTCTTTGTGATCGATCTTCTACTTACCGCAACACTAGCTACATTCGATCGGGTTTACTGCCCGTAAATGTGTGTTTAGTTTGAGGTGTTTACTTATAcaactttaattaatttaaaacttgattttatttttgtccTTAAAAGCAAACAACATCGAGGATGAGAGCACAAGTATTTGGTATCTAATAAAATTTATGTACAAATTATTGCAACAAGTGCAACGTGttaaaagtttttctttttataactcCATGTGAATATATGatgcactatatatatatatatgcgcgACTAgctaaaaaattattttatacgctattctataggtttattatataaaaattgattatgttatagttcatggttaATTCATGTATCACTCTGGTCACCCTTTGTTTTTTCGGACATGTCGATAGCACAGTCACttaacctactatagtgatttCACATCCCTTCTAAAAACATTTAACCTAAggtattttgatatcatcaacaacaccatttgtgtagccataaatcgcgtaaaaatgtattcaccttatagattaacactacaacaaatcaaaagtaaatcgataatgtagcatgttatctattcatcaaacgtaataatatgtacaaagtaaaaaacgaaacatgacaaaaatttagtcatataaaatacacataaatttagtcatatgaaatacacataaatacaatacgaataagtaaaaaaacccaataagataaataagagaaaatcattatagatttttctttttattatataatagactttgttttGTGATTAAAATAACAACCAAatttagttaaagtttcggcaaaaaaaaaaaaaagggaaacaacaaaattgattggtcatatataatctaataatatattcaaataatttctaaaatttgatatattctttaaagttgtatatattttaataaataatattatttttgtcaaatatgtgtgtcaatttagtagatgcatgaacgttattttatttttttaatatgagttttgatattattttttttatcttgtctatataattatgattaatatattatattatatttaatataataaaatagattattttgagaataaataaaggttataaaataaatatattgtaaaaaatgtatggagatgccacgtaggataaaatcctatgtgacaatatttaaaattagctttagattgaaagaaggctttaaaaagttatgattcttattgttttactatatatatagatttatatatacgGGAGATTAGAAGGTGATTTTTctactattattattgtttctCTTACTAATAACTTGATaatacatttaattttttttaaaggtttaaagataaattttaaatcttaactCTTGATTTTTATTCAAGAGTCAAAATCTTCATTAGTTAAATTGGGATAATTTTTAGAAATCCCCTCCCTTAAAAAAAGGCCCTTACCATAATGGTAAAGTCATAGATTAATTATTGCGTTGACACCTTACACAACGTATAATAAGTATTTATTAAAAGGACATGAGCACGTTGATACACATTTTATGACCCTAACTTAATTTGGAATGATCCAAAACACAGGTGGTGGATCCAAAATACGACTACGAGTAATTAATTTAACGCATTTTCAAGTACGTGCTACCACCATAGTATTGACCATATTACTCTATAGATTGGTTGGCATGTTTTTCGTATTAATTAATGGATTAGATTCATGTCGATAACGGTTGTGCTTGTGTAAATGCATATATAAATAGTTTCAATGTCGttacattattatattacttTTGTGGAGGTGTTAACCATTATTTCTTTTAGCCTGGTTACTAAATTTTAGGTTGTGAGTTTAGAgtcttttaaattaatttaaaataaagagcaatctaataatttaaataaagagCAATAATCTCATATATCAAATGAGACAAAGAGTCTCAATTTAGTGTTGCTATTGTTTTTTAAGTGGCTTTCAGGTCACATGGTTAATGACATATCTCCATTTTGAAGAAACTAATTAACATCAATGGGTGGTCTTTTGTCTTCTGCTGAAGTGATGAAGTGGTGATCCTGAAAAAGCAACAGAGGGTGCAACCAATAACATCCATTTGTTTCAAACCAAACGACTTGAtattcacaattttttttttttttagtttttgatataattaaaaaatcaacatatattaaaataaacgaGAGCAattacccgcgcgttgcggcggtgagatgatgggtgataggtcatagagtgtgataaccaaatgtcttagccgtacgggcttcgccctcgaatttaaaaattcatcgaaaatatatcgaataacatctctaatgaaagagcatgaaattttaataacacccatataatttttataatttattgatgtacggtttgtgagataaaagattttgaacgaattggagaataaatgatttatgaatagagagaaaaaagatgattggttgagatttgatgagagaaaaatggtgtttggtaatatataattgatagaagggacattttgggaaagtaaatgttgaattgaaagttaaaagttgaaaccctattttcattataatatagtatagataaggcttatatatattaatgtaattaaatatatGGTATCGTTGTTTCCATCGTATACCagcaaagaaaaagagaaactCAATGTGTTGTTTAAAAAGAAGATGGAACTGTCCTTGGCTTAGAGTGTAGCcgaagaaaaatatatatatatatatgaaagaataGTATCGTAGTCTTTCAATATGGCAAGTAAGGGTGAGTCACTGAGTCAAATAATGATCAATATAAGATTTAGAAGGTTGACTTGTGTAATTATGTAGTTCATGCGTCCaggagaaaaaagaaagaaaaataagatgTATTGCAATTTAGATTTGTGATGTTTCTAGCATAAAGAGAAGAAAAATAGTGTCTAGTCCCTTTCAAAAATTATAGGTATCTGACAAGAATTGAGAAAAACCTTTTCACAAATACATGTAGttaacaaatggaagacagtgTTTTATTAGTAGCATGGAAGCCTCACAACAAATGTTAATAGAACATCATTAAGTAGATAAAAGTGTTAGTTTTGTTGATTGTATTATTTAGCAGTTTATGGggtttgatatatttatttacttattcttTAGTATTATTGGTTTTATAAGTTGTCGTGAATATATAATAAGCTTagtaaactattattattactgaTTGATTCTGAATGTTCAAAAGGTATAATAACTTACTTTTAACACATGCATATTGGGGTTGTTTCTGCATGTTTTAGTAGATACGAACTAattgttgttttgttgtttaatgGAGCCTGCTGTTGAGTTGTGTTACTTGTTGAATAGCtgtacacatagtacactaCCCGTTATTTAGTtgtcatgtcacgtgcacgttaaaAGCCCTAATGAAATAAGTAGCATTGAGTAGCATGTTTATGTGCAAAGCCTGAGCACTTTGTAACAAGTGTTAAGCTTAAGTCACATTTGGTCGCGTGGATCATTTGTATTAAGTAGCCCATCCGGGGCGATGTATATGGTCCCTGGTGGGGTTAATCATTTAAGTATCTAAGTAACTTCGTTGGTGTGATTGGCCTTCGAGGGATACATTGTAATTTGGACACTAAGGAGATATCATGTTTTCTTGCGTATCTAATATGTTGCTTCTCCAAAATAGCGTATGGGtgtgatgagcgtccattttgtgatattttccCAATCATAAGCCGCATTTTGATGTCtaactaattttatttatgtaaacCTTCGGTACTTAATGATTTTGGATATTTATACAGGTTCACAGATAATGCTGCATTTGGGACTCGACTAGATGGCGCGTGACCCGCGGTCAAGAAAGTCAAAGAAGCAATTGCAATCTATAATAACTAAAGAGGGGTTGGGggcacccctaatccacctccttgagttaattttctcttttattaattctctaattttttaatattaatctaaattaatttacactttgtgGTTTTCCATctccaatttacactttaaccccaatctaaaacaattaatttacacgtTTAGTTccccatcatcaatttacactttcacccatttaaaataattaattacacttttgattttcatcaccaatttacacttaacctaatttatattaattatacttttatatatactttacactttagaatataagaaactgtaaattttttatttaactaagttgaaaaaaaaaggtaaactgaaatcaatatttatatggagttagttttcgtatgtttcttcgttgggcggattattttggagtattttgaccgatggagtggtATTAAGCTAGcaaattttaagttgatttcggtatatctatttaatatatttgaattccaattttttagctttgagtAATaatttgagactacccgtccattggacgggttgTTTCGGCCCAGCCACAAAAGGGAGAGAAAAAGGCCCACGGCCTTTGGGCCTAGTATATCGTCCGAGCAGCAGTCCAAGGAAGAAGCAGCAGCCCATTTGGGCCTGGTGGTCATGAGTGAGCCTGCATCCAAAGAAGAGCGGAGAATGGACTTGGCCCTTGTACCTCGCGTGAATCCGGCCCAAAAGAAGATAGAGGCCGCAGCCTCTTTGTTTTGACATTCgacatctatacatatatactaggTGAAACggtgaattttatttttacttagaAATCTCTTTAACATTATATAACTTGCACGGGTCTAATTCACTACACCAAACAACTTATCAATGAATAACCATTTCTCCATC
This region of Erigeron canadensis isolate Cc75 unplaced genomic scaffold, C_canadensis_v1 Conyza_canadensis_unscaffolded:62, whole genome shotgun sequence genomic DNA includes:
- the LOC122584640 gene encoding uncharacterized protein LOC122584640, producing MKILKSLRGEETSAPLLPPKRSRCDACVANRQPCLDGCGFAKGFPPGTMSKFLAIKGQKNMDTVYKNLLLKSEAACKVYVDFLYYETCCRADNLVGGSLGKITEKDAWYGAQYADIEAKCNKLELKIANLLREKESLKN